In Bacteroides coprosuis DSM 18011, the following are encoded in one genomic region:
- a CDS encoding hypothetical protein (KEGG: bfs:BF2792 putative transmembrane protein~SPTR: Putative transmembrane protein;~IMG reference gene:2504107573~PFAM: Acyltransferase family): MTAKVRQSNFELLRILCMLGVVTNHVLQTCYPQLHTSDFSIANDLRVLLMCMSITAVNCFVMISGYFRIRQSWKSFFNLYTQCAFWMLVLTTLSYLFLDGTMMDIGKKTIFSLTGSGYWFMIAYFALFLFAPILNIAFEHQNSRQRILSLIGLILIDVYIGYMHQAPEVTIDGYSALHFFVIYYLGMYLSTVPNIKMGGVKWLSFSVIMVVMHAIKILFPPFAIIFSMRYNSPAVMIASVLYFKWTMTWKIQSKSINWISASVLAVYIIHMGPFGSHYFFVPLKYMSAEWSEGYACIGMISYVMLFYVCCIMLDKGRIFICKPINNWLTSQSVYIMKKIDSVLIQKGLHCRSYKK, encoded by the coding sequence ATGACAGCAAAAGTTAGACAATCAAATTTTGAATTACTCCGCATTCTTTGTATGTTGGGGGTCGTGACAAATCATGTGTTGCAAACTTGTTATCCGCAGTTACATACATCAGACTTTAGTATAGCAAATGATTTGCGGGTATTACTGATGTGTATGAGCATTACAGCTGTTAATTGTTTTGTTATGATAAGTGGGTATTTCCGCATTCGTCAATCATGGAAGAGTTTTTTCAATCTTTACACACAGTGTGCCTTTTGGATGCTTGTACTCACTACTCTTTCATATTTGTTTCTTGATGGAACAATGATGGATATTGGAAAAAAGACTATTTTCTCATTGACAGGGTCTGGTTATTGGTTTATGATAGCCTATTTTGCTTTATTCTTATTTGCTCCAATACTTAATATTGCCTTTGAGCATCAGAATTCGCGACAGCGCATATTGTCTTTGATTGGACTCATACTAATAGATGTTTATATAGGTTATATGCATCAAGCACCTGAGGTAACAATCGATGGCTATAGTGCTTTGCATTTCTTCGTTATCTACTATCTTGGAATGTATTTGTCTACAGTTCCGAATATTAAAATGGGGGGGGTAAAATGGTTATCGTTTAGTGTAATAATGGTCGTGATGCATGCCATAAAGATATTGTTTCCGCCTTTTGCTATAATATTTTCAATGCGTTATAATAGTCCAGCAGTAATGATAGCCAGTGTGCTTTACTTTAAATGGACAATGACTTGGAAAATTCAATCTAAATCAATTAATTGGATTTCTGCATCTGTACTTGCTGTTTATATTATTCATATGGGACCTTTTGGTAGTCATTACTTTTTTGTGCCATTAAAATATATGTCTGCAGAGTGGTCTGAGGGTTATGCTTGTATAGGTATGATATCTTACGTTATGTTGTTTTATGTTTGCTGTATAATGCTTGATAAGGGGCGTATTTTTATTTGCAAACCTATAAATAATTGGCTGACATCCCAATCAGTATACATTATGAAAAAAATAGACTCTGTTTTAATTCAAAAAGGTCTACATTGTAGAAGCTATAAGAAATAG
- a CDS encoding transferase hexapeptide repeat containing protein (COGs: COG1045 Serine acetyltransferase~InterPro IPR001451~KEGG: afn:Acfer_0572 serine acetyltransferase-like protein~PFAM: Bacterial transferase hexapeptide repeat~SPTR: Putative uncharacterized protein;~IMG reference gene:2504107574~PFAM: Bacterial transferase hexapeptide (three repeats)), whose amino-acid sequence MIRKLLYWLTDTSNGGKHLPWITRRLMVCLSGFDADKYWRRQFIVTNSQVKVNPLLKAYYLFWIKRVDNKHNCSFGTSFNRGMEAITPPYLPHGPNGIIVGSDVRIGRGCIIYHQVTIAGGGVVIGDYVELGAGAKVLPNVKIGNHVHVGANCVVVEDIPDYATVVLQKPRIINKNNDSKS is encoded by the coding sequence ATGATAAGAAAGTTGTTGTATTGGTTGACTGATACCTCAAATGGAGGCAAGCATTTACCTTGGATTACACGTCGTCTGATGGTATGCTTGTCGGGATTTGATGCTGATAAATATTGGCGCAGACAATTTATTGTTACTAATTCACAAGTGAAAGTAAATCCTCTACTTAAAGCATACTATCTGTTTTGGATAAAACGTGTAGACAACAAACATAACTGTTCGTTTGGTACATCATTCAACAGAGGAATGGAAGCAATTACCCCCCCCTATTTGCCACATGGTCCAAATGGAATAATTGTAGGCAGTGATGTAAGAATCGGGCGAGGTTGTATTATCTATCATCAGGTTACAATAGCTGGAGGTGGAGTAGTAATCGGCGACTATGTTGAATTGGGAGCAGGTGCTAAAGTACTGCCAAATGTAAAAATAGGCAATCATGTGCATGTTGGTGCTAATTGTGTAGTGGTAGAGGACATTCCAGACTATGCTACTGTAGTGTTGCAAAAACCAAGAATAATAAATAAGAATAATGACAGCAAAAGTTAG
- a CDS encoding glycosyl transferase family 2 (COGs: COG0463 Glycosyltransferase involved in cell wall biogenesis~InterPro IPR001173~KEGG: cbe:Cbei_4632 glycosyl transferase family protein~PFAM: Glycosyl transferase, family 2~SPTR: Putative uncharacterized protein;~IMG reference gene:2504107575~PFAM: Glycosyl transferase family 2), with protein sequence MKKSSLISIIVPVYNVEKYLCRCVNSLLKQTYHNLEIILVNDGSPDNCPYICDKYAEQDSRIKVIHKSNGGLSSARNAALDVMNGDYVFFLDSDDYLHCETLTTMLDIANQYNAELVQCSYFRGKKDVFPNIKIKRNVEIYLGNSIFYSNKQNIIVCGKLYSSKLWQNVRMPVGRVNEDDFTTWKLYYKADKIVVTKSKFYYYYDNENSITASQKKKLKLDFVDAYKERIAFFYEKNEVLLTKISQWRFCLPLLNACIQGSLTKEEKAFCRKLFEENACDAIKCSKVKLSHRLLISGYLYYPSIIAWIYRIIMK encoded by the coding sequence ATGAAAAAATCTTCATTGATTTCTATTATAGTACCAGTTTACAATGTTGAAAAGTATCTCTGTAGATGTGTAAATAGTTTGCTGAAACAGACTTATCATAACCTTGAAATTATCCTTGTAAACGACGGTTCACCTGATAATTGTCCCTATATTTGTGATAAATATGCTGAACAAGATAGTCGCATTAAAGTTATTCATAAATCGAATGGAGGACTGTCAAGTGCTCGTAATGCTGCTCTTGATGTAATGAATGGAGATTATGTCTTTTTTTTGGATAGTGATGATTATCTTCATTGTGAGACTTTAACAACTATGTTAGATATAGCTAATCAATACAATGCAGAACTAGTACAATGCTCTTATTTTCGAGGAAAAAAAGATGTTTTTCCTAACATTAAAATAAAAAGAAATGTGGAAATCTATTTAGGAAATTCAATATTTTATTCTAACAAGCAAAATATTATTGTATGTGGAAAACTATACTCCTCTAAGTTGTGGCAGAATGTAAGGATGCCTGTAGGAAGGGTTAATGAGGATGATTTTACTACTTGGAAACTTTATTATAAAGCAGATAAAATAGTGGTTACTAAGTCTAAATTTTACTATTATTATGATAATGAGAATAGTATAACTGCAAGTCAAAAGAAGAAACTAAAGTTGGATTTTGTAGACGCCTATAAAGAGCGTATAGCATTTTTTTACGAGAAAAATGAAGTATTGCTTACTAAAATATCACAATGGAGATTTTGCTTACCTTTGTTAAATGCATGTATACAAGGAAGTCTTACAAAGGAAGAAAAAGCTTTTTGTAGAAAACTTTTTGAAGAGAATGCTTGTGATGCAATAAAATGCTCAAAAGTAAAATTATCGCATAGGTTGTTAATCAGTGGCTATCTGTATTATCCTTCAATAATTGCATGGATATATAGAATAATAATGAAATAG
- a CDS encoding hypothetical protein (COGs: COG0438 Glycosyltransferase~KEGG: pph:Ppha_0556 hypothetical protein~SPTR: Putative uncharacterized protein;~IMG reference gene:2504107576) produces the protein MRILILVDEVWNDYVFGNGVLTNWFTGFNAEYATVYLSPGLPNNKICNRYFQVTDKDMFISLVGKRAGRITNNDSSCSEMVAQHQGIYHYLKKISIIIHTPMMMLRDAIWCMGRYNEEALKSFIDDFKPDIVFSPRKVSPKFLRLEKIIYRLCGKPIVPFTGDNEIGYDCFSLSPFFWIRRYFITKMFEKNVAIYSHYFAHSKRQTLLYSQKYKLSTSVLFKCSSYISNHNKSSIDMPIKVVYAGRLYCNRWKTLAAIGKAIKKINQEGEKIRLYIYTMDKLTKKQRKVLSEENSVYVKGGVTPDQLVKIYNHADIALHVESFDRVNMLATKYSFSTKIIDLLSSGCAVMAICWEKQTGYEYLSEQDAGICIPSYDRIEPKLRELLANPQIILEYTQKAMDCAKKNHSRKAVHKQLSEIFKNIINNY, from the coding sequence GTGAGGATATTAATATTAGTAGATGAGGTTTGGAATGATTATGTTTTTGGTAATGGGGTTTTAACTAATTGGTTTACAGGATTTAATGCTGAGTATGCTACTGTGTATTTAAGTCCTGGTCTACCTAATAATAAGATATGTAATCGTTATTTTCAAGTGACAGATAAAGATATGTTTATCTCACTTGTTGGTAAACGAGCAGGCCGCATTACAAATAATGATAGTTCTTGTTCGGAAATGGTGGCACAACACCAAGGGATATATCATTATTTAAAAAAAATATCAATTATAATACATACACCAATGATGATGTTACGTGACGCTATTTGGTGTATGGGTAGATATAATGAGGAGGCTTTGAAGTCATTTATTGATGATTTTAAGCCCGATATTGTTTTTTCTCCTCGCAAAGTTAGTCCAAAATTTTTACGCTTAGAGAAGATTATTTATCGTTTATGTGGAAAACCTATTGTACCCTTTACAGGCGATAATGAAATTGGTTATGATTGTTTTTCTTTATCTCCTTTCTTTTGGATTCGCCGTTATTTCATCACTAAGATGTTTGAGAAGAACGTAGCTATATATTCTCATTATTTTGCTCATTCTAAAAGACAGACATTGCTCTATAGTCAAAAATATAAACTTTCTACATCAGTCTTATTTAAGTGTTCTTCTTATATAAGTAATCATAATAAGTCTTCAATTGATATGCCTATTAAGGTAGTTTATGCTGGTAGGTTATATTGTAATAGGTGGAAAACATTAGCGGCTATTGGAAAAGCGATAAAAAAGATTAATCAAGAAGGTGAAAAAATAAGATTATATATCTATACTATGGACAAATTAACTAAAAAGCAGCGAAAAGTTCTCAGTGAAGAAAACTCTGTATATGTGAAGGGAGGAGTAACTCCAGATCAACTTGTGAAAATATATAATCATGCAGATATAGCATTGCATGTAGAATCGTTTGATCGAGTAAATATGCTAGCTACTAAGTACTCGTTCTCGACAAAAATTATAGATTTATTATCCTCTGGATGTGCTGTCATGGCTATATGTTGGGAGAAACAAACAGGTTATGAATATCTCTCCGAACAAGATGCAGGGATTTGTATTCCATCTTATGATAGAATTGAGCCCAAACTAAGAGAATTGCTAGCTAATCCTCAAATAATATTAGAATATACTCAAAAAGCTATGGATTGTGCTAAGAAAAATCATAGTCGCAAAGCTGTGCATAAGCAGTTATCCGAAATATTTAAAAATATAATAAATAACTATTAA
- a CDS encoding glycosyl transferase group 1 (COGs: COG0438 Glycosyltransferase~InterPro IPR001296~KEGG: eat:EAT1b_1197 glycosyl transferase group 1~PFAM: Glycosyl transferase, group 1~SPTR: Putative glycosyltransferase;~IMG reference gene:2504107577~PFAM: Glycosyl transferases group 1): MKILLVNCVFGFGSTGKIMLDLCRGLIEHGHEVKLCFGRGKQHNSDYATLLASPFVQKIQSLCSKFTGRGYECAPISTHHLFSVIKEWKPDVVNLHCVNANSINVAETISFLKENNIATVISNHAEFLYTGGCGHALSCEKWKIGCNDCEQIGKSYSMLPYSFVPQKTHRYWMHLQKAYSGFGKLIITGVSPWLVDRISDSPFFKSNQSFVVGNGLNTDVFSPRNYDYLLEKHQLTESQPILLHVTPNFFSPIKGGKYVLEIAKEIKESLPEAKIIIVGYRGDTSNLPENVIPVAFTKDQRELADYYTMANLTLLTSERETFSMVCAESLCCGTPVVGFKAGAPETISIKEYSRFVDYANVKLLHDAIIEMIKYKKINTINIEKSHYLYSVDRMVEGYLKCYIKVYKSEDINISR, translated from the coding sequence ATGAAAATATTATTGGTAAACTGTGTGTTTGGATTTGGTAGTACGGGAAAGATAATGCTTGATTTGTGTAGAGGTTTGATCGAGCATGGGCATGAAGTGAAGTTATGTTTTGGTCGTGGGAAACAGCATAATTCTGATTATGCTACACTTTTAGCTTCGCCTTTTGTGCAAAAAATACAATCGTTATGCAGTAAATTTACTGGTCGGGGTTATGAATGTGCACCCATTAGTACACATCACCTATTTTCTGTAATAAAGGAATGGAAGCCTGATGTAGTAAATTTACATTGCGTGAATGCTAATAGTATTAATGTAGCTGAAACAATATCTTTCCTGAAAGAAAACAATATAGCAACAGTAATATCTAACCATGCTGAGTTTCTCTATACAGGTGGATGTGGACATGCGCTCTCTTGTGAAAAATGGAAAATAGGGTGTAATGATTGTGAACAAATAGGCAAGAGTTATTCAATGTTACCGTATTCGTTTGTTCCACAAAAAACACATAGATATTGGATGCATTTACAGAAGGCTTACTCTGGTTTTGGTAAACTTATAATTACAGGTGTTTCACCATGGCTTGTTGATCGTATTAGTGATTCACCTTTTTTCAAAAGTAATCAAAGTTTCGTTGTGGGTAATGGACTCAATACTGATGTGTTTTCACCTCGAAACTATGACTATTTACTTGAAAAACATCAGCTTACTGAAAGTCAGCCCATTCTTTTGCATGTTACACCAAACTTTTTTTCTCCAATAAAAGGAGGTAAATATGTGCTAGAGATTGCAAAAGAAATCAAAGAATCTTTACCTGAAGCCAAGATTATAATTGTTGGGTATAGAGGTGATACGAGTAATCTACCTGAGAATGTTATTCCTGTAGCATTTACTAAAGATCAACGTGAGCTTGCTGATTACTACACCATGGCTAATTTGACATTGCTTACGAGTGAAAGAGAGACCTTTTCGATGGTGTGTGCAGAATCTCTTTGCTGTGGCACACCTGTAGTGGGATTTAAAGCAGGTGCTCCTGAAACTATTTCAATAAAAGAATATAGCCGATTTGTAGATTATGCAAATGTAAAACTGTTACATGATGCTATCATTGAGATGATAAAATACAAAAAGATTAACACTATAAATATTGAGAAGTCTCACTATCTTTACTCTGTAGATCGTATGGTAGAAGGTTATTTAAAATGTTATATAAAAGTTTATAAAAGTGAGGATATTAATATTAGTAGATGA